GCCGCACATGTGCTCGCCAACAAAATCATTGGCATTTCCGAACACCGTGATCTTGCCGCCGCGCATGCCGCAGGCCTCGCCGCGATAGCCAGCACCCACATAGTAGTTTGCATCGCCCTGGACATTGATCTCGCCGCCAGTCATCTCCTGGCCGACCCAGGAATCAGCATTACCTTTGATGGTGATGGTGCCGCCCTTCATCTTAGCGCCGCATCTCATATCCACATCGCCGTTTATCATAATGAGCCCGGCAGTCATAGCCTCACCGATACGCTTCACCCTGTTCACATTGCCGTTTATCTCTATCTTTACGTCATCCGCAGCATCAGCGCTACCGTCAACCTTGATATCGAACAACTCTGACAAAGGTCGGGGCGCATTTCCCTCGTATGCCACAAGTGCGCCGATCTCATCAGCGCTCTTGCCTGCAAAATTGTCGGGTTTTATCGTTTCAGCTTCAACAGATATCTTAAACTGTTCTTTTGGTACTAAAGTAACTGTTTGCATCCTTCACACCTCCTTTACTGGTACCCTGTCTCAAACACGACCGGATGCTCTACATACTCATCCTGTACCATGTAGTTGGCCATATTCACGGAATAATATTTCTTGAACTTCATCTTCAGATCTTCCATCATCCGCTCATGTCCATCCGCAGGCGCAGTAGCTTTTACCCAGTAGGTTCTGCCCTTGGGCACAGCAGTGATCTCACCGTCTTTTACCACAATCTCACCGCCCTTGATAGTATAAGCAGCGTGCCTGAATGCAGCTTCCACCTTATCAAACTCCATAGTGGCATCGGTCTCATCAGGCTTAATATCATAGATGGCAATGTCTGCATCAGCACCCACACCAAGATGTCCTTTGCCCAGTTCGATTATTCCCTGCACCTTAGCATGTGCGGCCCTGGTCTTGATAGCAATATCATACCAATCCAGTTCCCTGTCAATGCCGGCAATGCTTGTGCGCTCAAAGGTCAACTCAGCTATCTTTGCCATTTCTTTTTCACGCCTCTTCTGGCTCATTAGCATTGTCATGACCATCGGGTAGTTTACATACGGCCCGCCGTTGGGGTGGTCCGTGGTCATCAACACCTGCCATGGGTCCTTGGTCAGCAGGGCCAGTTCAAGTCCGATCGCCCACATGATGCCGTGGATATAGCTCTGTGGATGGTATTCCAGTGGTGTAACACCTGACGAATCCTCAAGCTCTACATCACCGTTTGACCACCTGGCCTTAAGCAGCCTGGCATTGGCATACTGCACCGGACCGTCTGCGGTCATTGTGGTAGCACTGCCGAACACCAGCTGGCCCATATCAATGGTTAAAAAGTCGTTCTTGTTCAGGTAATCAGCAATTGGTTCTGACTTTGATTCGAAATCTCCCCAGTGGTTGCCGCCCCACGCATTGAACTGCACATGGGTTACGTGCAATGACTGACGATCCCGCTTGGATTTAATGTCCTTACAGACATCAAAAGTTGCCAGCGTGGTCTCGTAGTTACCTGGCTTACCCAGGTTATTACAGTGCAGGTGTATACTGTGGGGAAGGTTCAATTTCTCGTTCGCTTCTGCCAGTTGCTTGACTATCTGCCTGGGCGTAACCTCAAAGTTAGGAACTGGGTCATCCAGTCCAGATACGTTTTTACCGAATCCCCATGCTTCGCCGCCGCCAGGGTTCACGATCTTGATACCCCAGCCGCGTGATGCCAGCAATCCCCATGCCACATATGCCGCCAGCCTGTCCAGATCATCCTCACGGATTGCGTCCATTACCATCCAGTTACTGCCGAACAGGGTCAGGCCGGCTTTATCAATGATGGGTATCTCTTCCAGTTCCTCATGGGTATGCCTTGCTTTCAGGATAGGAACAGCAGCCTCGAAAGCCGTGGTATATCCCATCTCAGCATACCCGTATCCCATAGAATATACATTTGGCACAGTATATCCGGTACGGGGCCGGGTCACTTTGGTCCTGGGTTTATTGTTCAGGCGTGAATCATCAGGACGCATAATACGTCCCACATTCACCTTACTGCCAGCGATATGAGTATGTGCATCCACACCGCCCGGATAGACCAGCCGGCCTCCGGCGTCTATGGTCTGGGCACTGCCGCCCACGCTGTCCACTATCTTGCCGTCCTTAACAGCAATATCCATCATATCCCCGTTGATATTATTGATAGGGTCATACACAGTTGCGTTCTTTATCAGCATTTCACTCATGATGAAGCCCCCTTTATCTCTCTTACCTTTGCAATTATCTTATCCAGCACTTCTTCATCAGATGGGAAGTCCACATCCACCAGCTTGCGCATCCGCAGACTCACAGAATCCATCCTGTATGCTGTACCTTCCAGTTCCACGCCAGATACCTTGGTTGGTATCACGATATTTGCCATCTCGGTTGTCGGGTTGTGGAACGGGTCAACCTGTATTACAGGCACCTTGCTCATCCGGGCAATGGACTGGGCGGGGAAATGTGCTCCTGCATCCCCGGCAATGATCATAGCTGAATCAATCTCTTCCCGCATCAGCAGGTCATTGGAACATGTCTCACCCGGATTATAGTATGGAATGCCCCTTGACATATCCACTGCATTGGCAAAACCTGTCTCCCAGGCGCACACCTGACCGAATCCGGTCACATTATAATGACCGCGCATGGGTAGGATACTGTGCTTGCCATGGGCATTCAGTTCGGTGATAAGGGACACCGCATTATCGATGTTCTTATACTTACCACGGCTCTGTGTCAGACCCATACCAAAGTATACCATGCCGTACTTCGCACCCTTCATGGCCTCTCCAAGTTCAACTAATTTCTCTTTGGGCACACCGCCTACGCTATCCGGGATCACGTCGGCTTTATCAGCAACAACAGCCCGCAGGGCCGAAATAACCATATAGTCCTCTCCCGGATTCACCTGTACATACTCGTCAGCCATCTCGGCAGTATCGGTCTTTCTGACATCAAATACCACGACTTTCCTGGATTTACGTCCCTTGGTAGTGAAAAATCCTTTGTTAAATACTGAATACCTGCTCATATGCCTGGGATGGGCCTGTACCGGGTTGCACCCCCAGAATACTACCAGATCGGTCCTGTTGGCGAACTGGCCCAGGGTACCGGTGGGTAGTCCCTTCTCGTGGACACCCAGGGCAGACGGCCCGTGACACACACTGGCTGTATTATCTATAATTCCTCCCACCTCTTCGTTGAGCAGGACACCTTTCTTCATCATCTCGCATACGCCTGATGCCCAGCCGTACAACAGTGGGCGCTTGGAATTGGC
This genomic stretch from ANME-2 cluster archaeon harbors:
- a CDS encoding formylmethanofuran dehydrogenase subunit B is translated as MIIKDVLCPFCGCLCDDLTVEVENNKVVDVKHACKIGTSKIMGHDRIKAPMMRDDKNGEFREVSYDEAINESAKILANSKRPLLYGWASGVCEMMKKGVLLNEEVGGIIDNTASVCHGPSALGVHEKGLPTGTLGQFANRTDLVVFWGCNPVQAHPRHMSRYSVFNKGFFTTKGRKSRKVVVFDVRKTDTAEMADEYVQVNPGEDYMVISALRAVVADKADVIPDSVGGVPKEKLVELGEAMKGAKYGMVYFGMGLTQSRGKYKNIDNAVSLITELNAHGKHSILPMRGHYNVTGFGQVCAWETGFANAVDMSRGIPYYNPGETCSNDLLMREEIDSAMIIAGDAGAHFPAQSIARMSKVPVIQVDPFHNPTTEMANIVIPTKVSGVELEGTAYRMDSVSLRMRKLVDVDFPSDEEVLDKIIAKVREIKGASS
- a CDS encoding formylmethanofuran dehydrogenase subunit A; the protein is MSEMLIKNATVYDPINNINGDMMDIAVKDGKIVDSVGGSAQTIDAGGRLVYPGGVDAHTHIAGSKVNVGRIMRPDDSRLNNKPRTKVTRPRTGYTVPNVYSMGYGYAEMGYTTAFEAAVPILKARHTHEELEEIPIIDKAGLTLFGSNWMVMDAIREDDLDRLAAYVAWGLLASRGWGIKIVNPGGGEAWGFGKNVSGLDDPVPNFEVTPRQIVKQLAEANEKLNLPHSIHLHCNNLGKPGNYETTLATFDVCKDIKSKRDRQSLHVTHVQFNAWGGNHWGDFESKSEPIADYLNKNDFLTIDMGQLVFGSATTMTADGPVQYANARLLKARWSNGDVELEDSSGVTPLEYHPQSYIHGIMWAIGLELALLTKDPWQVLMTTDHPNGGPYVNYPMVMTMLMSQKRREKEMAKIAELTFERTSIAGIDRELDWYDIAIKTRAAHAKVQGIIELGKGHLGVGADADIAIYDIKPDETDATMEFDKVEAAFRHAAYTIKGGEIVVKDGEITAVPKGRTYWVKATAPADGHERMMEDLKMKFKKYYSVNMANYMVQDEYVEHPVVFETGYQ
- a CDS encoding formylmethanofuran dehydrogenase subunit C, with product MQTVTLVPKEQFKISVEAETIKPDNFAGKSADEIGALVAYEGNAPRPLSELFDIKVDGSADAADDVKIEINGNVNRVKRIGEAMTAGLIMINGDVDMRCGAKMKGGTITIKGNADSWVGQEMTGGEINVQGDANYYVGAGYRGEACGMRGGKITVFGNANDFVGEHMCGGEIIIKGNAGIMPGVSNKGGKIVIEGDTDMPGSEMTKGTIIVKGTVKDLMPVYQREGIEAIDGVEFTKYVGDVVVDGVGELFVK